In a genomic window of Streptomyces noursei ATCC 11455:
- a CDS encoding endonuclease/exonuclease/phosphatase family protein, whose translation MPSRRTLRRPVALSAVAACAALAGGLLSVQSASAAGTRIHDIQGRTRISPLAGKQVGDVPGIVTAVRAFGSSRGFWVQDPHPDNDPATSEAVFVFTGKETPAVAVGDALTFSGTVSEYYPGGKDAGGQSVTEITDATWTVGAGKQPLPAPVKLDASTIPAAYAPRAGGKSIEALTLRPAKYALDRLESLEGMRVALSDARVVGPTNTHHELWATATPDHHRTARGGTLYGSYADPNGGRIKVQSLIPPAQAPAPSELRAPEGRPFPVANVGDRLTGTTAGPLDYDNFGGYTVQATELGTLAAHTPAPEVTRKQAAGELAVATYNVENLAPDNPRSKFDRLAKGLVHNLAAPDVVALEEVQDDSGAKDDGTVTAGATLKKLTDAVKAAGGPAYAWRSIDPQNDQDGGQPGGNIRVAFLFNPQRVAFTDVKGGDATTPVEVVDDHGRAGLSASPGRIAPADAAWKSSRKPLVGEFALRGKPDRRVFVIANHFNSKGGDQGLDSRFQPPARSSETQRTAQAKLVNGFVKELLAKDPKADVVVAGDLNDYQFSPALKTLTGGGVLTDQVTRLPVAERYSYVYQGNSQVLDHLLTSRALTRTDYDIVHINAEYADQTSDHDPQVLRIKP comes from the coding sequence ATGCCATCCCGTCGTACGCTCCGCAGGCCGGTCGCCCTCAGTGCGGTGGCCGCCTGTGCCGCCCTCGCCGGCGGACTGCTCAGCGTGCAGTCCGCTTCGGCGGCCGGCACCCGGATCCACGACATACAAGGCAGGACCCGGATATCCCCGCTGGCCGGGAAGCAGGTCGGCGACGTGCCCGGCATCGTGACCGCGGTCCGGGCGTTCGGCTCGTCCCGCGGCTTCTGGGTACAGGACCCGCACCCGGACAACGACCCGGCGACCAGCGAGGCGGTCTTCGTCTTCACCGGCAAGGAGACGCCCGCGGTCGCGGTCGGCGACGCGCTCACCTTCAGCGGCACGGTCAGCGAGTACTACCCGGGCGGCAAGGACGCCGGCGGCCAGTCCGTCACCGAGATCACCGACGCCACCTGGACGGTCGGCGCCGGCAAGCAGCCGCTGCCGGCCCCGGTCAAGCTCGACGCGTCCACGATTCCGGCGGCCTACGCGCCCCGAGCGGGCGGCAAGAGCATCGAGGCGCTCACCCTGCGGCCCGCCAAGTACGCCCTGGACCGCCTGGAGTCGCTGGAGGGCATGCGGGTCGCGCTCTCCGACGCCCGGGTCGTCGGCCCCACCAACACCCACCACGAGCTGTGGGCGACCGCCACCCCCGACCACCACCGCACCGCCCGCGGCGGCACCCTCTACGGCTCCTACGCCGACCCCAACGGCGGCCGGATCAAGGTCCAGTCGCTGATCCCCCCGGCGCAAGCGCCGGCTCCATCGGAGCTTCGCGCCCCTGAAGGGCGGCCCTTCCCGGTGGCCAACGTCGGCGACCGGCTGACCGGCACCACCGCCGGCCCGCTGGACTACGACAACTTCGGCGGCTACACCGTCCAGGCCACCGAACTGGGCACGCTCGCCGCCCACACCCCGGCGCCCGAGGTCACCCGCAAGCAGGCGGCCGGCGAGCTGGCGGTGGCCACGTACAACGTCGAGAACCTCGCGCCGGACAACCCGCGGTCCAAGTTCGACCGGCTGGCGAAGGGGCTGGTGCACAACCTCGCAGCGCCGGACGTCGTCGCCCTGGAGGAGGTCCAGGACGACAGCGGCGCCAAGGACGACGGGACGGTCACCGCCGGCGCCACCCTCAAGAAGCTCACCGACGCCGTCAAGGCGGCCGGCGGCCCGGCGTACGCGTGGCGGTCCATCGACCCGCAGAACGACCAGGACGGCGGCCAGCCGGGCGGCAACATCCGGGTGGCGTTCCTCTTCAACCCGCAGCGGGTGGCGTTCACGGACGTCAAGGGCGGCGACGCGACCACGCCGGTCGAGGTCGTCGACGACCACGGCCGGGCCGGGCTTTCGGCGTCGCCGGGCCGGATCGCACCGGCCGACGCGGCGTGGAAGTCCAGCCGCAAGCCGCTGGTCGGCGAGTTCGCGCTGCGCGGCAAGCCCGACCGCCGGGTCTTCGTGATCGCCAACCACTTCAACTCCAAGGGCGGCGACCAGGGCCTGGACAGCCGCTTCCAACCGCCGGCCCGGTCCTCGGAGACCCAGCGCACCGCCCAGGCGAAGCTGGTCAACGGCTTCGTCAAGGAGCTCCTGGCCAAGGACCCGAAGGCCGACGTGGTGGTGGCCGGCGACCTCAACGACTACCAGTTCTCACCGGCGTTGAAGACCCTCACCGGCGGCGGCGTGCTCACCGACCAGGTCACCAGACTGCCGGTCGCCGAGCGCTACAGCTACGTCTACCAGGGCAACTCGCAGGTGCTGGACCACCTGCTCACCAGCCGGGCACTGACCCGGACCGACTACGACATCGTGCACATCAACGCCGAGTACGCGGACCAGACCAGCGACCACGACCCGCAGGTGCTGCGGATCAAGCCCTGA
- a CDS encoding class I SAM-dependent methyltransferase: MTQQPPPAGGPDRPGHPDHPDGAARPDLPERVAATYGEEDLSTVSAFAGGFINFGYWAWLPELADRPLTEEDRVRSEQDLYRLVLDTFDRPRGRTALEVGCGRGLGCALALREFDFGSLIGLDAHPDQIARALEANAELLREDTGPRRLEFVLGPAQRMPLPDACADFVYSVEAAQHFRDLAGFAREAVRVLRPAGQFALSTFFARVPEAVRVLPELLPPYADGLDVPHLVDDVAATFDAAGLRDVAVTPIGDGVWEPYDRYMEQRPELRDKWPRQYLTAYQTGLLDYYLITAAAPGE, encoded by the coding sequence ATGACCCAGCAGCCGCCCCCGGCCGGCGGACCCGACCGGCCCGGGCACCCGGACCACCCGGACGGCGCAGCCCGCCCGGACCTCCCCGAGCGGGTCGCCGCCACCTACGGCGAGGAGGATCTCAGCACCGTCTCCGCGTTCGCCGGCGGCTTCATCAACTTCGGCTACTGGGCCTGGCTGCCCGAGCTCGCGGACCGCCCGCTGACCGAGGAGGACCGGGTCCGCAGCGAGCAGGACCTCTACCGGCTGGTGCTGGACACCTTCGACCGGCCGCGCGGCCGCACCGCCCTGGAGGTCGGCTGCGGGCGCGGGCTGGGCTGTGCGCTGGCCCTGCGGGAGTTCGACTTCGGGTCGCTGATCGGTCTGGACGCCCATCCGGACCAGATCGCCCGCGCCCTGGAGGCCAACGCCGAACTGCTCCGCGAGGACACCGGCCCCCGCCGGCTGGAGTTCGTGCTCGGCCCTGCCCAGCGGATGCCGCTGCCGGACGCCTGCGCCGACTTCGTCTACTCCGTCGAGGCCGCCCAGCACTTCCGCGACCTGGCCGGCTTCGCGCGGGAGGCGGTACGGGTGCTCCGCCCGGCCGGCCAGTTCGCGCTGAGCACGTTCTTCGCCCGGGTCCCGGAGGCGGTCCGGGTGCTGCCCGAGCTGCTGCCCCCGTACGCCGACGGGTTGGACGTCCCGCACCTGGTGGACGACGTGGCCGCCACGTTCGACGCGGCCGGGCTGCGGGACGTCGCGGTGACCCCGATCGGCGACGGTGTCTGGGAGCCCTACGACCGCTACATGGAGCAGCGGCCGGAGCTGCGCGACAAGTGGCCCCGGCAATACCTGACGGCATATCAGACGGGGTTGCTGGACTACTACTTGATCACCGCGGCGGCCCCGGGCGAGTGA
- a CDS encoding TerD family protein: MTPGSNLPLTAARVAVTVTAPVRLDVSGLLLTAGGKVRSDDDFVFYNQPAGPGVSHRSAPDGDTITVDTAAVPADIDKVVVTASLDAPGATFAGTEPTGTVRDADGGGVLAAFTPPRLGAETALVVVEIYRRGGGWKVRAVGQGYADGLAGIATDFGVSVEEPAAPPAPQAPPAPRTPPTPPAPQAPPAPVPPEQWAPPVGAPAPVAPPPAPGEPAAPVPPAAGKVNLDKGRVSLRKNQTVSLVKGGRPLLTSVRMGLGWEPARRGRSIDLDASVIAYGPDRGKIDACYFGKLRILDAAIQHSGDNLTGDGDGDDEAITVHLGGIPPEVTGLVFVVNSFSGQKFSDVTKAYCRLTDAQTGEELVRFDLTGAEPRTGVLMAKLIRQYSGEWEMTALGDFVDARTVRGMVKPAAAAL; encoded by the coding sequence ATGACTCCTGGCTCGAACCTCCCGCTCACCGCCGCGCGGGTGGCGGTGACCGTCACCGCCCCCGTGCGGCTGGACGTCTCGGGCCTGCTGCTGACGGCCGGCGGCAAGGTGCGCTCCGACGACGACTTCGTGTTCTACAACCAGCCCGCGGGGCCCGGGGTGAGCCACCGCTCGGCGCCGGACGGCGACACCATCACGGTGGACACCGCCGCGGTGCCCGCGGACATCGACAAGGTCGTGGTCACCGCGAGCCTGGACGCGCCCGGCGCGACCTTCGCCGGCACCGAGCCGACCGGCACGGTCCGCGACGCCGACGGCGGCGGCGTGCTGGCCGCCTTCACCCCGCCGCGGCTGGGCGCGGAGACCGCGCTGGTCGTGGTGGAGATCTACCGCCGCGGCGGCGGCTGGAAGGTCCGCGCGGTCGGCCAGGGGTATGCGGACGGCCTCGCCGGCATCGCCACCGACTTCGGCGTGAGCGTGGAGGAGCCGGCCGCCCCACCCGCGCCCCAGGCGCCTCCGGCCCCCCGGACCCCGCCGACGCCCCCGGCCCCGCAGGCGCCCCCGGCGCCCGTCCCGCCGGAGCAGTGGGCACCGCCCGTCGGCGCCCCCGCCCCGGTCGCCCCGCCGCCGGCCCCCGGCGAGCCCGCCGCGCCGGTCCCGCCGGCCGCCGGCAAGGTCAACCTCGACAAGGGCCGGGTCAGCCTCCGGAAGAACCAAACCGTCTCCCTGGTCAAGGGCGGCCGCCCGCTGCTCACCTCGGTCCGGATGGGCCTGGGCTGGGAGCCCGCCCGCCGCGGCCGGAGCATCGACCTGGACGCCTCGGTGATCGCCTACGGCCCGGACCGCGGCAAGATCGACGCCTGCTACTTCGGCAAGCTCAGGATCCTCGACGCGGCGATCCAGCACTCCGGCGACAACCTCACCGGCGACGGCGACGGGGACGACGAGGCGATCACCGTCCACCTCGGCGGGATCCCCCCGGAGGTCACCGGCCTGGTCTTCGTCGTCAACTCCTTCTCCGGCCAGAAGTTCTCCGACGTCACCAAGGCGTACTGCCGGCTGACCGACGCGCAGACCGGCGAGGAGCTGGTCCGCTTCGACCTGACCGGCGCCGAGCCGCGCACCGGCGTGCTGATGGCCAAGCTGATCCGGCAGTACTCCGGCGAGTGGGAGATGACCGCGCTGGGCGACTTCGTCGACGCCCGCACGGTGCGCGGCATGGTCAAGCCCGCGGCCGCCGCGCTGTAG
- a CDS encoding GlsB/YeaQ/YmgE family stress response membrane protein has product MGIVSWLVLGLIAGVIAKVLLPGRDPGGLVGTTLIGIAGSFIGGWLSTRILHRPIPKDFYDPAMWIAAVAGALVLLIAYRLLFGNSRARR; this is encoded by the coding sequence ATGGGCATCGTCAGCTGGCTCGTCCTGGGCCTGATCGCGGGCGTGATCGCCAAGGTCCTGCTGCCGGGGCGGGACCCGGGCGGCCTCGTCGGCACCACCCTGATCGGCATCGCCGGCTCCTTCATCGGCGGCTGGCTCTCCACCCGCATCCTGCACCGCCCGATACCCAAGGACTTCTACGACCCGGCCATGTGGATCGCCGCGGTGGCCGGCGCCCTGGTCCTGCTGATCGCCTACCGGCTGCTCTTCGGCAACTCCCGGGCCCGACGCTGA
- a CDS encoding NAD-dependent epimerase/dehydratase family protein → MTAPRTVLLTGAAGGVGTLMRALLPPYGYRLRLFDQRPVEGEPDAVTAELADTEALRAAVHGVDAIVHLAGISLESSFEKILRANIEGTYRLYEAAREAGVRRVVFASSNHAVGFTPRPPDGSAAIPADTPHRPDTFYGLSKGFGEDLAALYWDRHGIETVSLRIGSCFPEPTTVRMLSIWLSPADCARLLHAALTAEHVGHTVAYASSANTRLWWDLTTARALGYDPQDDSEPYAAQLLAAQGELDPDDPEHAHLGGAFCTNPPMWQH, encoded by the coding sequence ATGACCGCACCCCGCACCGTCCTGCTCACCGGCGCCGCCGGCGGAGTCGGCACCCTGATGCGCGCACTACTGCCGCCGTACGGCTACCGGCTGCGGCTGTTCGACCAGCGGCCGGTCGAGGGCGAACCAGACGCCGTCACCGCGGAGTTGGCCGACACCGAGGCGCTGCGCGCGGCGGTCCACGGGGTCGACGCGATCGTCCATCTCGCCGGCATCTCCCTGGAGTCGTCGTTCGAGAAGATCCTGCGGGCCAACATCGAGGGCACCTACCGGCTCTACGAGGCGGCCCGCGAGGCGGGCGTGCGCCGGGTGGTCTTCGCCTCCTCCAACCACGCCGTCGGCTTCACCCCGCGCCCGCCGGACGGCTCCGCGGCCATCCCGGCCGACACCCCGCACCGCCCGGACACCTTCTACGGCCTCTCCAAGGGCTTCGGCGAGGACCTCGCCGCCCTCTACTGGGACCGGCACGGCATCGAGACCGTGTCACTGCGCATCGGCTCGTGCTTCCCGGAGCCGACCACCGTGCGGATGCTCTCCATCTGGCTGAGCCCGGCGGACTGCGCCCGGCTGCTGCACGCCGCGCTCACCGCCGAACACGTCGGCCACACCGTCGCCTACGCCTCCTCCGCCAACACCCGGCTGTGGTGGGACCTGACGACCGCCCGCGCCCTCGGCTACGACCCGCAGGACGACTCCGAGCCGTACGCCGCGCAACTCCTCGCCGCGCAGGGGGAGCTCGATCCGGACGACCCCGAACACGCGCACCTCGGCGGAGCTTTCTGCACGAACCCTCCCATGTGGCAGCACTGA
- a CDS encoding 5-dehydro-4-deoxyglucarate dehydratase yields MTAHPPPATAGHHQLADRLDGPLFFPVTAYAPDGALDLDAFRAHLRGGIDAGAGAVFACCGTGEFHALTPGEYAACVAAAVAEAAGRVPVLAGTGYGTALAAHFARLAHTAGADGLLAMPPYLVRADQPGLLRHYTELAAATPLPVIVYQRDNAVFTPDTVAALARTPGVIGLKDGLGDLELLQRIISAVRTDAPGRPFLYFNGLPTAELTGAAYRGLGVHLYSSAVFAFAPEIALAFHRALADGDDATATRLLDGFYRPLVELRNEGCGYAVALVKAGVGLRGGPAVGGVRPPLSDPAPAHVERLSHLLDHGLALAAAAPGSGA; encoded by the coding sequence GTGACCGCACACCCTCCGCCGGCCACCGCCGGGCACCACCAGCTCGCCGACCGCCTCGACGGACCGCTGTTCTTCCCGGTGACCGCGTACGCGCCGGACGGCGCACTGGACCTGGACGCCTTCCGGGCGCATCTGCGCGGCGGCATCGACGCCGGCGCGGGCGCCGTCTTCGCCTGCTGCGGCACCGGCGAGTTCCACGCCCTGACCCCCGGGGAGTACGCCGCCTGCGTCGCCGCGGCCGTCGCGGAGGCCGCCGGCCGGGTCCCGGTCCTCGCCGGCACCGGCTACGGCACCGCGCTCGCCGCCCACTTCGCCCGCCTCGCGCACACCGCCGGCGCCGATGGGCTGCTGGCCATGCCGCCGTACCTCGTCCGGGCCGACCAGCCCGGCCTGCTCCGCCACTACACCGAACTCGCCGCCGCCACCCCGCTCCCGGTCATCGTCTACCAGCGCGACAACGCCGTCTTCACGCCGGACACCGTCGCCGCCCTGGCCCGCACTCCCGGCGTCATCGGCCTCAAGGACGGCCTGGGCGACCTGGAACTGCTCCAGCGCATCATCAGCGCGGTCCGCACCGACGCCCCCGGCCGGCCGTTCCTCTACTTCAACGGCCTGCCCACCGCCGAACTCACCGGCGCCGCCTACCGGGGCCTGGGCGTCCACCTCTACTCCTCGGCCGTGTTCGCCTTCGCCCCCGAGATCGCGCTCGCCTTCCACCGGGCGCTGGCCGACGGCGACGACGCCACCGCCACCCGGCTGCTGGACGGCTTCTACCGGCCGCTGGTGGAGCTCCGCAACGAGGGCTGCGGCTACGCCGTCGCGCTGGTCAAGGCCGGTGTGGGGCTGCGCGGCGGGCCGGCCGTCGGCGGGGTGCGGCCACCGCTCAGCGACCCCGCACCGGCGCACGTCGAGCGCCTGTCGCACCTGCTCGACCACGGTCTGGCGCTGGCCGCGGCCGCCCCCGGGAGCGGCGCCTGA
- a CDS encoding IclR family transcriptional regulator, with translation MSAAETGGAQVKSAVRTVELLEYFAGRPGMHSLASVQEAVGYPKSSLYMLLRTLVDLGWVETDATGTRYGIGVRALLVGTSYIDGDEVVAAARPTLDRLSDDTTETIHLARLDGVNVVYLATRQSQHYLRPFTRVGRRLPAHSTSLGKALLATCTDDQVRAMLPPTLPALTEHTITDRERLIEELHAVREQGFAVDREENTVGLRCFGVAIPYRTPARDAISCSVPVARLTPAHEQTIKDALFDARDRLTLATRRL, from the coding sequence ATGTCGGCTGCCGAGACCGGTGGAGCACAGGTCAAGTCCGCTGTGCGGACGGTGGAGTTGCTCGAATACTTCGCGGGCCGCCCCGGCATGCACAGCCTCGCCTCCGTCCAGGAAGCCGTCGGATATCCCAAGTCCAGCCTCTACATGCTGCTGCGCACCCTGGTCGACCTCGGCTGGGTGGAGACCGACGCCACCGGCACCCGCTACGGCATCGGCGTGCGCGCCCTGCTGGTCGGCACCTCGTACATCGACGGCGACGAGGTGGTGGCCGCCGCCCGGCCGACCCTGGACCGGCTCTCCGACGACACCACCGAGACCATCCACCTCGCCCGGCTCGACGGCGTCAACGTCGTCTACCTCGCCACCCGCCAGTCGCAGCACTACCTGCGCCCGTTCACCCGGGTCGGCCGCCGGCTGCCCGCGCACTCCACGTCGCTGGGCAAGGCACTGCTCGCCACCTGCACCGACGACCAGGTGCGGGCGATGCTGCCGCCCACCCTGCCCGCGCTGACCGAGCACACGATCACCGACCGCGAGCGGCTGATCGAGGAGCTGCACGCGGTGCGCGAGCAGGGATTCGCGGTCGACCGCGAGGAGAACACCGTCGGCCTGCGCTGCTTCGGCGTGGCGATCCCCTACCGCACCCCGGCCCGGGACGCGATCAGCTGCTCGGTGCCGGTGGCCCGGCTGACCCCCGCCCACGAGCAGACGATCAAGGACGCGCTGTTCGACGCCCGGGACCGGCTGACGCTGGCCACCCGGCGCCTCTGA
- a CDS encoding aldehyde dehydrogenase (NADP(+)) — protein MAAPVWSVDPRTGKRRERVAVEATADAVDAAVRAAHAARGPLADRGRRAALLRRAAALLEADADPVVADADAETALGVPRLTGELARTAYQLRSFADLVDEGDFLDVRIDHADPGLAPPRPDLRRYKIPLGVVAVYAASNFPLAFSVPGGDTASALAAGCPVVVKAHPDHPATSERCAALLRRAATETGLPADTVVLVHGFRAGLDLVRHPLVTAAGFTGSIRGGRALYDAAAARPHPIPFHGELGSLNPVVVTEAAAGERADEIGTGLAGSMTLGTGQFCVKPGLVLVPDGPHGDRLLAALTTAAGATGPGVMLDHRMRDAFLAGIRERAQLPDVQAPLRPVAEDGGHTVGAAVLTVDAARLAAPGPHDLLLEECFGPVTVLARCADEDEATALLARVPGTLSATLQLSAAESAGTDPAGRGARLLAAVTPLAGRVVVNGWPTGVAVAPAQHHGGPYPATTSTATSVGATAVERWLRPVAYQDTPPALLPPELRDANPLGLPRRVDGRAEEPGGRLAGGPLAGEGTGP, from the coding sequence GTGGCAGCACCAGTCTGGAGCGTGGACCCCCGAACCGGGAAGCGCCGGGAGCGGGTTGCGGTGGAGGCCACAGCCGACGCGGTGGACGCCGCGGTCCGCGCCGCGCACGCCGCCCGGGGCCCGCTCGCCGACCGCGGCCGGCGGGCCGCCCTGCTGCGCCGCGCCGCCGCCCTCCTGGAAGCCGACGCCGACCCGGTCGTCGCGGACGCCGACGCCGAGACCGCCCTCGGCGTCCCCCGCCTGACCGGTGAACTCGCCCGCACCGCCTACCAGTTGCGGTCCTTCGCGGACCTGGTCGACGAGGGTGACTTCCTCGACGTCCGGATCGACCACGCCGACCCCGGCCTCGCCCCGCCCCGCCCCGACCTGCGCCGCTACAAGATCCCGCTGGGCGTGGTCGCCGTCTACGCCGCCAGCAACTTCCCGCTCGCCTTCTCCGTGCCCGGCGGCGACACCGCCAGCGCCCTCGCGGCCGGCTGCCCGGTCGTCGTCAAGGCCCACCCCGACCACCCGGCCACCTCCGAGCGGTGCGCCGCCCTGCTGCGCCGCGCCGCCACCGAGACCGGACTGCCCGCGGACACCGTGGTCCTGGTGCACGGCTTCCGGGCCGGGCTCGACCTGGTCCGCCACCCGCTGGTCACGGCGGCCGGCTTCACCGGCTCGATCCGCGGCGGACGCGCCCTCTACGACGCCGCCGCGGCCCGCCCCCACCCGATCCCCTTCCACGGCGAACTGGGCAGCCTCAACCCCGTGGTGGTCACCGAGGCCGCGGCCGGTGAACGCGCCGACGAGATCGGCACCGGCCTGGCCGGCTCCATGACGCTGGGCACCGGGCAGTTCTGCGTCAAGCCGGGGCTCGTCCTGGTGCCCGACGGCCCGCACGGCGACCGGCTGCTGGCCGCGCTCACCACCGCCGCGGGCGCCACCGGGCCGGGCGTCATGCTCGACCACCGGATGCGCGACGCGTTCCTGGCCGGCATCCGCGAACGGGCCCAACTCCCCGACGTCCAGGCCCCGTTGCGGCCCGTGGCGGAGGACGGTGGGCACACCGTCGGCGCCGCCGTGCTCACCGTCGACGCGGCCCGCCTCGCCGCCCCCGGCCCGCACGACCTCCTGCTGGAGGAGTGCTTCGGCCCGGTCACCGTCCTCGCCCGCTGCGCCGACGAGGACGAGGCCACCGCGCTCCTCGCCCGCGTCCCCGGCACCCTCTCCGCCACCCTTCAGCTCTCCGCCGCCGAGAGCGCCGGCACCGACCCCGCCGGCCGCGGCGCCCGGCTGCTCGCCGCGGTCACCCCGCTCGCCGGCCGGGTCGTGGTCAACGGCTGGCCCACCGGCGTCGCGGTCGCCCCCGCCCAGCACCACGGCGGCCCCTACCCGGCCACCACCTCCACCGCCACCTCCGTCGGCGCCACCGCCGTCGAGCGCTGGCTGCGCCCGGTCGCCTACCAGGACACCCCGCCGGCCCTCCTCCCGCCCGAGCTGCGCGACGCCAACCCGCTGGGGCTGCCGCGCCGGGTCGACGGCCGGGCCGAGGAGCCGGGCGGGCGCCTGGCCGGTGGCCCGCTGGCAGGGGAGGGGACCGGCCCGTGA
- a CDS encoding GNAT family N-acetyltransferase, translated as MNPAAPHPTPQVRPATPADLEQIAALHTAARAAYLRGRVPDAPFDAPAEHARWRDAWARVLHRDEAPTLCAVHRDTVLGAASYRPRRGHSPRAAPGTTVALHQLHVDPAHWGTGVGRALHSACLHAWRAAGHSRAVLDVLWHNHRARTFYTRLGWRPDPDRRPAPDATHLALTLCLTPPEHRPAPAGP; from the coding sequence GTGAACCCCGCCGCGCCGCACCCCACCCCGCAGGTCCGCCCCGCCACCCCCGCCGACCTGGAGCAGATCGCCGCACTGCACACCGCCGCCCGCGCCGCCTACCTCCGCGGCCGGGTGCCGGACGCGCCGTTCGACGCGCCCGCCGAGCACGCCCGCTGGCGGGACGCCTGGGCCCGGGTGCTGCACCGCGACGAGGCCCCCACCCTCTGCGCCGTCCACCGCGACACCGTCCTCGGCGCCGCCTCCTACCGCCCCCGTCGGGGACACTCCCCGCGCGCCGCCCCCGGGACCACCGTCGCGTTGCACCAGCTGCACGTCGATCCGGCCCACTGGGGCACCGGCGTGGGCCGTGCCCTGCACTCCGCCTGTCTGCACGCCTGGCGCGCCGCCGGCCACTCCCGGGCCGTCCTCGACGTGCTCTGGCACAACCACCGCGCCCGCACCTTCTACACCCGGCTCGGCTGGCGCCCCGACCCGGACCGCCGCCCCGCCCCCGACGCCACCCACCTGGCACTCACCCTGTGCCTGACTCCGCCGGAGCACCGGCCGGCTCCCGCCGGGCCATGA
- a CDS encoding class I SAM-dependent methyltransferase, with amino-acid sequence MGTPPPHATDGFWESTGAAKTFTHPLDAELLTEFVPRTARVLDYGCGYGRLTAELVGSGYRAVRGVDRSAALIARGRREHPGLALMRWAGFPLPFTDRSFDAALLFAVLTCVPDDADQRAIVGELGRLVRPGGVLYVSDVPLQDDGFHVGQYERFAARYGTYGVFETEDGGVFRHHPPEWLRGLLREAGFAVLRERRTVVPTLDGRTAERLQIMARREPAGAPAESGTG; translated from the coding sequence GACGGGTTCTGGGAGTCGACCGGGGCCGCCAAGACCTTCACGCATCCGCTCGACGCCGAGCTGCTGACGGAGTTCGTACCGCGGACCGCGCGGGTGCTGGACTACGGCTGCGGGTACGGGCGGCTCACCGCCGAACTGGTCGGGTCGGGGTACCGGGCGGTGCGCGGGGTGGACCGGTCCGCGGCGCTGATCGCGCGGGGGCGGCGGGAGCACCCGGGGCTGGCCCTGATGCGCTGGGCCGGGTTCCCGCTGCCGTTCACGGACCGCAGCTTCGACGCGGCGCTGCTGTTCGCGGTGCTGACCTGTGTGCCGGACGACGCCGACCAGCGGGCGATCGTCGGGGAGCTGGGGCGGCTGGTGCGGCCCGGTGGGGTGCTCTACGTGAGCGATGTGCCGCTGCAGGACGACGGGTTCCACGTCGGGCAGTACGAGCGGTTCGCGGCGCGGTACGGGACGTACGGGGTGTTCGAGACGGAGGACGGCGGGGTGTTCCGGCACCATCCGCCGGAGTGGCTGCGGGGGCTGCTGCGGGAGGCGGGTTTCGCCGTGCTGCGGGAGCGCCGCACGGTGGTGCCGACGCTGGACGGCCGCACCGCCGAGCGGCTGCAGATCATGGCCCGGCGGGAGCCGGCCGGTGCTCCGGCGGAGTCAGGCACAGGGTGA